From Bos mutus isolate GX-2022 chromosome 5, NWIPB_WYAK_1.1, whole genome shotgun sequence, one genomic window encodes:
- the LOC102275433 gene encoding olfactory receptor 6C2: MRNHTPAVSFILLGLTDDLQMQILIFTFLLITYILSIAGNLIIIILILVDSHLKSAMYYFLQNFSFLDISFTSACIPRFLYSISTGDRSITYNACVAQLFFTYVFGMTEFFLLATMSYDRYVAICKPLHYMTIMNHRFCKMLTFCCWMTTFLIIFPPFCLGLNPEFCDSVIDHFFCDVNPLLKISCSDLWFIEEMTLVGSVLIYIMTLICVVLSYMFIIRTVLRFPSAQQRTKAFSTCSPHFIVVSITYGSCIFVSIKPSSKDELAINKEVVILMTSISPMLNLFIYTLRNKQVKCAFNDLVKRILLVSKS; this comes from the coding sequence ATGAGAAACCACACACCAGCAGTCAGTTTCATCCTCCTGGGATTAACAGATGACTTACAAATGCAGATTTTGATTTTCACATTTCTACTCATCACCTACATATTGAGTATAGCTGGAAACCTGATCATCATCATCCTCATATTAGTGGATTCTCATCTTAAATCTGCAATGTACTATTTCCTCCAAAATTTTTCCTTCTTAGATATCTCATTCACTTCTGCCTGCATTCCTAGATTCTTGTATAGTATATCAACAGGTGACAGGTCCATTACCTATAATGCTTGTGTAGCCCAACTATTTTTTACCTATGTGTTTGGAATGACAGAATTTTTTCTCTTGGCCACCATGTCCTATGATCGCTATGTAGCCATCTGCAAACCCCTGCATTACATGACCATCATGAACCACAGATTCTGCAAAATGCTTACCTTCTGCTGTTGGATGACCACTTTCTTGATTATATTTCCACCATTTTGCTTGGGACTGAACCCGGAATTCTGTGACTCTGTCATTGATCACTTCTTCTGTGACGTTAATCCACTTCTGAAGATCTCATGCTCAGATCTATGGTTCATTGAGGAGATGACCCTTGTTGGCTCCGTGTTGATATATATCATGACTCTCATATGTGTGGTTTTGTCTTACATGTTTATCATCAGAACAGTTCTAAGATTCCCCTCTGCCCAGCAAAGGACAAAAGCTTTTTCCACCTGTTCTCCCCACTTTATTGTGGTTTCTATTACTTATGGAAGCTGCATCTTTGTCTCTATCAAACCTTCATCAAAAGATGAATTGGCTATTAATAAGGAAGTAGTAATACTTATGACTTCCATTTCCCCCAtgttaaacttatttatttatactctGAGGAACAAACAAGTGAAATGTGCCTTTAATGATTTAGTCAAAAGAATTTTATTGGTTTCAAAGAGCTAG